The following DNA comes from Deltaproteobacteria bacterium.
GTGGAACAAGCGCGACCTGCCCAACGCCCTGCCGGCGGGGGCCCTGCAGCGCGCGGTCAACGAGCGGAAGGTGCCGGCCTTCGAGGCCACCGCCACCACCGGTGAGGGCGTCCTCGAGACCCTGCGCGGCATCACCGTCGAGGTCTTCAACTACATCAAGGCCGGCATGAAGTCGGGCGACGTGAAGCCGACGGTCACCGGCGGCAAGAAGGCGCCGCCGAAGCCGGCCCCCGCCGCCGCGCGCCCCGCGCCCGCGGGCCCCGGCGCCGCGAGGCGCCCGCCCCCGCCCCCGGCGGCGGCCCACCACGCCTCGACCCCCCTCGACGATCTCGGCGCCGACGATCCCGAGGAGATGCGCAAACAGATCGCCTTCGCCGAGTTCCAGAACCTGGCGGTGATGCACCACAAGCTGGTGGAGCGGGTCAGCCTCCTGGAGAAGGAGGTCTTCCGATTGCGCCGGGACCTCAAGGCGATGGGGGGCGGCACGCGGCCGGCCGCCGCTGCCCGCAAGCCCGCGCCGAAGTGAGCCCCGGGGAGCGCCGCTCCCCCCTTCCTCAATTCAGGTCGCTGTCGGGCGCGCCGCTGCCGGTCAGGCGCAGGAAGATCTCCGCGATCCCCGCCTGGATGCCGTCGATCCGCCGCAGCGGATCCCGCTCCTCGAGCAGGCGCTGACGCACCGCCGGATCGGGGATCAGGCGGGCGGCCAGCTCGCCGGCGAGGCAGGTGCCCGCCTGGCGGTTCTCGAGCAGCTCCGAGAGGGCGGGCCGCGCCTCGGGCACCTCCTGGGCGAGCTGGAGCGCGAGGCTGCGCAGGCAGGCGAGGCGCGGCTCGTCGATCGCGAGCGCGGGCTCGTCGGCCAGCCGCTCCACCCGCGCGAGGCGGAAGGAGCGCTCGGGCGGCAGCTCCTCGATGAGGCGCAGGCGGTCGGTGCCGTGGATCAGGATGTGGTAGCGGCCGTCGGGCTGGCGCTCGTGCTCGAGGACGATGCCCGCCCCCATGATCGAGTGGACCGGCGGCCTCCCCTCGTAGTCGGCCTCGTAGCCCGGCTGCAAGAGCGGCACCGCCAGGGCGCCCTGCCCCTCGGAGAGGGCGTACTCGACCAGGTCGCGGTAGCGCGGCTCGAAGACGTTGAGGGGCAGCCGCGTGCCCGGGAAGAGCACGGTCGAGGGTAGCGGGAAGAGAGGCATCGCCTCGAGTGAGGTCCGCGGCAGCTGGGGAGAGAGGAAGTCCATCGCCTTCGTGCGGGAAGATAGCCCCGTGTCGCGGTCAGGCCAGATCGGGGTCTGACAGGCAGCGCCAGGAGCGACTAAGGTCCGGGGCATGGAAACGCTCCTCCTGACCCGCAAGGACCTCGCCGCCCTCCTGACCATGGACACCTGCCTGCCGGCGGTGGAGGAGGCCTTCGCCTCCTTCGGCCGCGGCGAGGCGCTGATGCCGGCCAAGGTCTACCTGCCCCTCGAGAAGGAGGGCGGGGACTTCCGGGCGATGCCCTCCTACCTCGACGGCGCCGCGGGCCTGAAGTGGGTGAACAGCCACCCCCACAACCCCGAGCGCCACGGCCTGCCGGCGGTGCTCGCCCTCTACATCCTCTCCGATCCCGAGACGGCCGCGCCCCTCGCCGTCATGGACGGCACCCTGCTCACGGCGATCCGCACCGGCGCCGCCGCGGGGATCGCCTCGAGGCACCTGGCCCACCCCGGCGCGAAGAGCCTGGGCTTCATCGGCTGCGGGGTGCAGGCCCGCTACTTCCTGGAGGCTCACCGGGTCGCCCTCGGCGAGGCCTTCGAGGGCCTCGAGCTGCGCATGGCCGACCGGATCCCCACGGCCGCGCGGCTCTTCGCGAAGGAGGCCGGCGGCGAGGCGGTGAGCGTGGAGGTCGCGGCGGGCTGCGACATCGTCTGCACCGCGACCCCCTCCTGCGAGCCGGTGGTGCGCCGCGCCTGGGTCGGCGCCGACGCCCACTACAACGCCATGGGCGCCGACGGACCGGGCAAGCAGGAGCTGGACCCCGAGATCCTCTTCGACGCCCGGGTCTTCATCGACGACGCCCACCAGGCCTTCGCCAGCGGCGAGGTGAACGTGCCCCACGCCGCCGGCGACTTCCCCGAGGAGCGCGTCGCCGGCACCCTCGGCGAGGTGGTCGCGGGGCTGGCGCCGGGGCGCGAGGGCGGCGGCATCACGGTCTTCGACTCGACGGGCCTGGCCGTGCAGGACCTGGCGGTCGCCCGCCTGGCCTACGCCGCCGCGCGCGAGGCGGGGGTCGGCCTCTCCCTCGACCTGGTGGGCTGAGGCTTCAGCGCAGGCGCGCCGCGAGGGCCGCAGAGAGCGGCCGGTGCTGGGCCGGCAGGCGCCGGGCGTAGCCGAGGGTGCGCTCGACCTCCTCGAAGGAGAGGGGGCGCCCCTGGGCCGCCCGCGCCGCGAGGTAGCGATCGAGGAGCAGCTCGGGCGTCGCGCGCCGGCCGGCGAGGAGCGGGTCGAGGCGCTCGAAGAGGGTCGAGCTCTCCTGCTGGAACTGCCGGCGGGGCGCGTCCCACTCCAGCCGCTCGCGGCCGAGGGTGTTGATCGGCCCCTCGGGCAGGAGGGCGGCGAGCTCGCCGGTGGAGAGGCGGTGGTGGGAGAGGAAGGCGAGGAGCCCGGGCAGCTGCATCCGCGCGAGGTCCGCGGCCACCCCCGGCCGGGCGAAGCTCGCCTCGAGCTCGGCGGCGGTCGGGCGCAGCGGCTCCGCCGAGCCGATCACCACCAGGTTCGAGAGGTCGTGGTCCACGAAGACCTCGATCCGGGGGAAGACCGCCGCCAGGGTCCGCAGGACCAGGGCGGCGTTCTCGTCGCTCTGCTCGTAGGTCTGCAGCCAGAGGGCGAAGGCGCCCCCGGGGGCGAGGCGCGCGCGCACCGCCTCGAAGAAGTCCCGGGTGAAGAGCGCCGCCACCCCGGCGACCCAGGGGTTGGTCGGCTCGGAGATCACCAGGTCGTAGCGCTCCTCCCCGAGGCGCAGGTGGCTCTGGGCGTCGTCGATCACCACCCGCACCCGCGGGTCGGAGAGGACCCCGCCGTTGGCTCCGGCGAAGGCCGCGTCCGCCCGGATCACGGCCGGCGAGATCTCGACGATCTCCACCGCCTCCACCGGGTGGAGGAGCGCCGCGCCGGCGGTCACCCCCGAGCCGTGGCCGATCACCATCACCCGCCGGGCGCCCGGGTGGAGGAAGAGGGGGCCGTGCGCGAGCAGGAGCTGGGTGTCGAGGTCGACGTGGCTGGAGGCGTCGGGCTTGGTGTTGAGGAAGAGGGTGCGGTTGCCGGCGCGCTCGCTGACGAGCACCACCTGGTGCGCGTCCTCCTCGAGGAAGACCACGTCCGGCGTGCCGGGGCGCGCCACGAAGTGCTCCCGCCACCGCTCGAAGGAGGTCGAGGGGTGGCGCAGGCGCTCGGCCGCCGGCGCCTTCGGATCGACCGGCTCGGAGAGGCGCAGGTGGCCGCGGGCCAGGCGCAGGGGATCGGCGAAGTCCCGGTCGAGGGCGAGGTGGAGCCCCCCGCCGGCGAGGAGCAGGGCGAGGGCGGCGAGCTTGCCGGGCGTCCCCACCGAGGAGAGGCCGAGGAGCGCGGCGCCGGTGAGCGCCGCCACGACCAGGATCAGGTGGTAGCTGCCGCCGAGGCCCAGGCCGGGCAGCAGGACGAGGGAGCCGAGGGCCACCCCCAGGAGGTTCCCGCCGGTGTTCCAGGCGTAGGCCAGCCCCACGCCCCTCCCCGCACCCTCGACCCGCCGGACCAGGATCCCGCTGACCAGGGGGAAGGTGAGGCCGAGGCAGGCGGTCGGCACGAGGAGGAGGCCGAGGCCGAGGGCGGCCTCGAAGAGCTGGAAGAGCTCGAAGCCCGCGGCGCTCTCGCCCAGGGCGATCCGCGCCAGGCCGCCCCAGTAGCCCAGGCGCGAGACGGCCGGCGCCGCCGCGAGCAGCGAGAGGACGAGGACGAGCTGCCCGATCCCGAAGACGCGAAAGGGATCGCGCACCGCGAGGCGGGTGACGAGGCCCGCGCCCAGGGAGATGCCGGCGACGAAGCACATCAACATCACGGTGAAGGAGAAGGTCGAGGAGCCGAAGGCCAGGGCGAAGATTCGCAGGAAGACGAGCTCGGCGAAGAGGGCGACGAAGCCGCTCGCCCCCAGGGCGAGGAGCGCCGCGCGCCGCCGGCGCGCCTCGAGGGGCGCGGCCGCGGCCGGCGGGGGCTCCTCCTCCTCCCCGCCTCCGGAGGCCGGCTGCTCGCCGCGCAGGCCGAAGACGAGGGCGGCGGCCAGGAGGTTCAGGCCCGCCGTCAGGAAGAGCGCCCCCTGCACTCCCAGCGCCGGCAGCGCCCAGAGCCCGGCCAGGCCGGCGCCCAGCACCGCGCCCAGGGAGTTGAGGG
Coding sequences within:
- a CDS encoding LON peptidase substrate-binding domain-containing protein codes for the protein MDFLSPQLPRTSLEAMPLFPLPSTVLFPGTRLPLNVFEPRYRDLVEYALSEGQGALAVPLLQPGYEADYEGRPPVHSIMGAGIVLEHERQPDGRYHILIHGTDRLRLIEELPPERSFRLARVERLADEPALAIDEPRLACLRSLALQLAQEVPEARPALSELLENRQAGTCLAGELAARLIPDPAVRQRLLEERDPLRRIDGIQAGIAEIFLRLTGSGAPDSDLN
- a CDS encoding ornithine cyclodeaminase family protein (catalyzes the interconversion of alanine and pyruvate) is translated as METLLLTRKDLAALLTMDTCLPAVEEAFASFGRGEALMPAKVYLPLEKEGGDFRAMPSYLDGAAGLKWVNSHPHNPERHGLPAVLALYILSDPETAAPLAVMDGTLLTAIRTGAAAGIASRHLAHPGAKSLGFIGCGVQARYFLEAHRVALGEAFEGLELRMADRIPTAARLFAKEAGGEAVSVEVAAGCDIVCTATPSCEPVVRRAWVGADAHYNAMGADGPGKQELDPEILFDARVFIDDAHQAFASGEVNVPHAAGDFPEERVAGTLGEVVAGLAPGREGGGITVFDSTGLAVQDLAVARLAYAAAREAGVGLSLDLVG
- a CDS encoding fused MFS/spermidine synthase is translated as MDGARARPEGGGQRARILLAVLCSGLAGLMHEVIASKLLAPLVGASAHAQAVVLGTFMLGLALGAVFFGRRVDRSARPLRLFLALELGVALYALLLPLLVGLAGAAYVALAGAAGIAEASVALRLLPRLLLASVLLLPPTFLMGGTLPVLSRHLVGSAGGTRRTVGGLYALNSLGAVLGAGLAGLWALPALGVQGALFLTAGLNLLAAALVFGLRGEQPASGGGEEEEPPPAAAAPLEARRRRAALLALGASGFVALFAELVFLRIFALAFGSSTFSFTVMLMCFVAGISLGAGLVTRLAVRDPFRVFGIGQLVLVLSLLAAAPAVSRLGYWGGLARIALGESAAGFELFQLFEAALGLGLLLVPTACLGLTFPLVSGILVRRVEGAGRGVGLAYAWNTGGNLLGVALGSLVLLPGLGLGGSYHLILVVAALTGAALLGLSSVGTPGKLAALALLLAGGGLHLALDRDFADPLRLARGHLRLSEPVDPKAPAAERLRHPSTSFERWREHFVARPGTPDVVFLEEDAHQVVLVSERAGNRTLFLNTKPDASSHVDLDTQLLLAHGPLFLHPGARRVMVIGHGSGVTAGAALLHPVEAVEIVEISPAVIRADAAFAGANGGVLSDPRVRVVIDDAQSHLRLGEERYDLVISEPTNPWVAGVAALFTRDFFEAVRARLAPGGAFALWLQTYEQSDENAALVLRTLAAVFPRIEVFVDHDLSNLVVIGSAEPLRPTAAELEASFARPGVAADLARMQLPGLLAFLSHHRLSTGELAALLPEGPINTLGRERLEWDAPRRQFQQESSTLFERLDPLLAGRRATPELLLDRYLAARAAQGRPLSFEEVERTLGYARRLPAQHRPLSAALAARLR